A genomic window from Pagrus major chromosome 23, Pma_NU_1.0 includes:
- the ngfra gene encoding tumor necrosis factor receptor superfamily member 16 — protein sequence MTTTLSLVILCALVALVLASKTERAVALPCDSGQYTSSGECCLECPPGEGVVKKCGATQTVCAQCLDSETFSENYSHTEQCQPCTECVGLMRMETPCTDSNDAVCICNYNYFFDIISGQCTPCTVCPAGQGVYAHCEHNHDTVCEECVDDTFSDRESSLDPCLPCTICDEDTETQLAECTPTSDSVCHNPLLPTYFAPTSDMTPPSFTNYPLLEGSESPLPGETTTSSAGSPRFLGHGLNENLIPIYCSILAAVVVGLVAYIVFKRWNSCKQNKQAANNRAATNNQMVTPEGEKLHSDSGISVDSQSLQEQQQQQQQQQQAQAEVQAQPSHSQEQIVVRVDGGPQPDTPPPEV from the exons ATGACTACTACCTTATCTCTGGTGATTCTGTGCGCTTTG GTGGCCTTAGTGTTGGCGTCGAAGACGGAGCGGGCCGTGGCGCTCCCCTGTGACTCCGGCCAGTACACCTCCAGTGGAGAATGCTGCCTGGAGTGTCCACCTGGAGAGGGAGTGGTGAAGAAATGCGGCGCCACGCAGACTGTCTGTGCCCAGTGTTTGGACA GTGAGACCTTCTCAGAGAACTACAGTCACACGGAGCAGTGTCAGCCGTGCACCGAGTGCGTCGGACTCATGCGGATGGAAACGCCCTGCACCGACTCCAACGACGCGGTCTGCATCTGCAACTACAACTATTTCTTCGACATCATATCAGGCCAGTGCACGCCGTGTACGGTGTGCCCGGCAGGTCAGGGTGTGTACGCGCACTGCGAACACAATCACGACACGgtgtgtgaggagtgtgtggATGATACCTTCTCTGACCGGGAGAGCTCCCTCGACCCCTGCCTGCCCTGCACCATCTGTGATGAGGATACTGAGACACAGCTGGCTGAGTGCACGCCAACCAGTGACTCTGTCTGTCACA ATCCTCTCCTCCCAACATATTTCGCTCCCACGTCTGATATGACTCCACCCTCCTTCACCAATTACCCCCTCCTTGAGGGCTCAGAGAGCCCGTTGCCAGGAGAGACAACCACTTCCAGCGCCGGCTCTCCTCGCTTCCTCGGACACGGCCTCAACGAAAACCTCATTCCCATCTACTGCTCCATCCTGGCCGCCGTGGTGGTGGGCCTGGTGGCCTACATCGTTTTTAAAAG GTGGAATAGCTGCAAACAGAACAAGCAGGCAGCTAATAACCGTGCAGCTACAAACAACCAGATGGTGACGCCGGAGGGAGAGAAGCTGCACAGCGACAGCGGCATCTCGGTGGACAGTCAGAgtctgcaggagcagcagcagcagcagcagcagcagcagcaggcccaGGCTGAAGTCCAGGCTCAGCCCTCACACTCACAGGAACAGATAG TGGTGAGGGTCGACGGCGGCCCCCAGCCCGACACGCCTCCCCCCGAAGTCtga